A portion of the Polaribacter cellanae genome contains these proteins:
- a CDS encoding DEAD/DEAH box helicase — translation MAETNTSQTIIGKELYGYQKDALQEIFNRFETAPQDYHLLYQLPTGGGKTVIFSEIVRRYIETFKKKVLVLTHRIELSKQTSKMLDEFGVDNKIINSTAKLDDQNEYMCFVAMVETLKNRLNDDKLDISDIGLVIVDEAHYNSFTKIFKFFDQSFILGVTATPLSSNIKLPMYENYQELYVGEPIHQLIESGYLAQANMYSYNVGLTSLEVGANGDYTVKSSEDLYMNTDMLTKLVSAYEETAKGKKTLIFNNGINTSIQVFHAFKKAGYPIAHLDNTNTKKERELILRWFHKTPNAIITSVSILTTGFDEPSIEAIILNRATKSLTLYYQMIGRGSRIFGEKDTFDVIDLGNNFHRFGPWGADLDWQKMFRAPDYYLDAILSDEEIESTFRYELPADVKKEFANSKDTYFDMKNVYIETIRAGESSKRVLEKSIVHHAKMCIENSEDVFDALILAKKLGEEIDDRINRYAKCISKSTHNFVTWLKDDYRKKLNAYLRENFDEDFEKIHGHPPIEE, via the coding sequence TTGGCAGAAACAAACACTTCGCAAACAATTATAGGTAAAGAATTATACGGATATCAAAAGGATGCACTTCAAGAGATTTTTAATCGCTTCGAAACTGCACCACAAGACTATCATTTATTATATCAATTACCAACTGGAGGTGGAAAAACGGTAATTTTCTCTGAAATTGTTAGACGTTATATCGAAACTTTTAAAAAGAAGGTTTTAGTTTTAACACACAGAATTGAGCTAAGCAAACAAACGTCTAAAATGTTAGACGAGTTTGGTGTTGATAATAAAATAATAAATAGTACTGCAAAATTAGACGATCAAAACGAGTACATGTGTTTTGTGGCGATGGTTGAAACCTTAAAAAATAGGTTGAATGATGATAAATTAGATATTTCGGATATCGGTTTAGTAATTGTAGATGAGGCACATTACAACTCTTTTACGAAAATATTCAAGTTTTTCGACCAATCTTTTATCCTTGGTGTAACAGCAACTCCTTTAAGCTCTAACATTAAACTGCCAATGTATGAGAATTATCAAGAATTGTATGTTGGGGAGCCAATTCATCAATTAATTGAAAGTGGTTATTTAGCACAAGCGAATATGTATTCTTACAATGTTGGTTTAACTTCGTTGGAAGTTGGTGCTAATGGAGATTATACTGTAAAATCTTCCGAAGATTTGTATATGAATACAGACATGCTTACCAAATTGGTAAGTGCGTACGAAGAAACTGCAAAGGGCAAAAAAACGTTGATTTTTAACAACGGTATTAACACATCAATCCAAGTTTTTCATGCATTTAAAAAAGCAGGATATCCAATTGCACATTTAGACAATACAAATACAAAAAAGGAACGTGAGCTTATTTTACGATGGTTTCACAAAACGCCAAATGCAATTATAACTTCTGTAAGTATTTTAACAACTGGTTTCGATGAACCAAGTATAGAGGCTATTATCTTAAACAGAGCAACAAAATCGTTGACGTTATATTATCAAATGATTGGACGTGGATCTCGTATTTTCGGAGAAAAAGACACGTTTGATGTGATAGATTTAGGAAACAATTTCCACAGATTTGGTCCTTGGGGCGCAGATTTAGACTGGCAAAAAATGTTTAGAGCGCCAGATTATTACTTAGATGCCATTCTTTCTGATGAAGAAATAGAAAGCACATTTAGATACGAGTTACCAGCAGATGTAAAGAAAGAATTTGCGAATTCTAAAGATACCTATTTCGATATGAAAAATGTGTATATAGAAACAATAAGAGCAGGAGAATCTTCGAAAAGAGTACTAGAAAAATCGATTGTACACCATGCAAAAATGTGTATAGAAAACAGTGAAGATGTTTTTGATGCGTTAATTCTTGCCAAGAAATTAGGGGAGGAGATTGACGATAGAATTAATAGATATGCAAAATGTATTTCTAAAAGTACACACAACTTTGTAACGTGGTTAAAAGACGATTATAGAAAGAAATTAAATGCTTATTTACGAGAAAATTTCGATGAAGACTTTGAGAAAATTCATGGGCATCCACCAATTGAAGAATAA
- a CDS encoding arginine decarboxylase, giving the protein MNTKYADLVDQTFHFPQEEFKTENNKLFWHGINLMELIEEYDSPLKFTYLPKISENINKAKNWFKNSFEKHDYKGKYFYSYCTKSAHFKHILQEALKNDIHIETSSAFDIDIVKSLKKEGKIKDDTFVICNGFKRDQYIKNIGELIESEHKNCIPIIDNYEELPLIQKETKKKFKVGIRIASEEEPKFEFYTSRLGIGYKNIVSFYEREIADNTQVDLKMLHFFINTGIKDNAYYWNELMKCLNVYINLKKVCPTLDSLNIGGGFPIKNSLAFEYDYQYMIDEITNQIKQACDEAGVDVPNIFTEFGSFTVGESGSSIYKVLYQKKQNDRERWNMINSSFITTLPDSWAINKRFIMLPLNKWNMKYERVLLGGLTCDSDDYYNSEQHVNGIYLPVYEKEKPLYIGFFNTGAYQETIGGFGGLQHCLIPTPKHLIIDRDKDGNLDIKVFKEQQKSSELLSILGY; this is encoded by the coding sequence GTGAACACAAAATACGCAGATTTAGTAGATCAAACATTCCACTTTCCTCAAGAGGAATTTAAAACAGAAAACAACAAATTATTTTGGCATGGTATTAATTTAATGGAATTGATTGAGGAATATGATTCTCCATTAAAATTTACTTACCTACCCAAAATATCGGAAAATATAAACAAAGCAAAAAACTGGTTTAAAAACAGCTTCGAAAAACACGATTATAAAGGAAAATACTTTTATAGTTATTGTACGAAAAGTGCCCATTTTAAGCACATTTTACAAGAAGCTTTAAAAAATGACATTCATATTGAAACATCATCGGCTTTTGATATTGATATCGTAAAAAGCTTAAAGAAAGAAGGCAAAATAAAAGACGATACGTTTGTTATTTGTAACGGGTTTAAAAGAGACCAATACATAAAAAATATTGGTGAACTAATTGAATCTGAACATAAAAACTGTATTCCTATTATCGATAATTATGAGGAATTGCCTTTAATTCAAAAAGAAACAAAAAAGAAGTTTAAAGTTGGTATTCGAATTGCTTCTGAAGAAGAGCCTAAATTCGAATTTTATACTTCAAGATTAGGAATTGGATATAAAAACATTGTTTCTTTTTACGAGCGTGAAATTGCTGATAATACCCAAGTAGATTTAAAAATGCTTCACTTTTTTATCAATACTGGTATTAAAGACAATGCTTATTATTGGAACGAATTAATGAAATGCTTAAATGTGTACATCAACCTGAAAAAGGTGTGTCCTACTTTAGACAGTTTAAATATTGGTGGTGGTTTTCCTATAAAAAACTCATTGGCTTTTGAGTATGATTATCAATATATGATTGATGAAATTACCAATCAAATTAAACAAGCCTGTGATGAAGCAGGAGTAGATGTGCCAAATATTTTTACAGAATTTGGTAGTTTTACAGTGGGTGAATCTGGATCATCTATTTACAAAGTTTTATATCAGAAAAAACAAAACGATAGAGAACGTTGGAACATGATAAACTCTTCATTTATAACAACTTTACCAGATTCTTGGGCAATTAATAAACGTTTTATTATGTTGCCATTAAATAAATGGAACATGAAATACGAACGTGTTTTATTAGGTGGTTTAACTTGCGATAGTGACGATTATTACAATTCCGAACAACACGTAAACGGAATTTATTTACCCGTTTACGAAAAAGAAAAACCTTTGTATATTGGTTTTTTTAACACAGGAGCGTACCAAGAAACTATTGGAGGTTTTGGTGGATTGCAACACTGTTTAATTCCGACTCCAAAACATTTAATTATCGATAGAGATAAAGATGGAAATTTGGATATTAAAGTATTTAAAGAACAACAAAAAAGTAGCGAATTATTATCAATATTAGGGTATTAA
- a CDS encoding Hsp20/alpha crystallin family protein: protein MLLKKTDFPVLPNVFNDFFRDWSSTNFSDTNTTLPAVNIRESENDFVVDVAVPGMDKKDFKIDLDNDVLTISSEKKTENEKTDDNYTRKEYSYMSFRRSFTLPKGVVDSDKIKANYKNGELRITIPKLEEAKPKPAKLIEVH, encoded by the coding sequence ATGTTATTAAAAAAAACAGATTTTCCGGTTTTACCAAATGTCTTTAACGACTTTTTTAGAGATTGGTCTTCGACTAATTTTTCTGACACGAACACTACATTACCAGCTGTAAACATTAGAGAAAGTGAAAATGATTTTGTTGTAGATGTAGCTGTGCCAGGAATGGATAAAAAAGACTTTAAGATAGATTTAGACAATGATGTGTTAACAATTTCATCAGAAAAAAAGACAGAAAACGAAAAAACTGATGATAATTACACAAGAAAAGAATACAGTTATATGTCTTTCAGGAGAAGCTTTACACTTCCAAAAGGAGTTGTAGATAGCGATAAAATAAAGGCAAACTATAAAAATGGTGAGTTAAGAATTACAATCCCGAAATTGGAAGAAGCAAAGCCAAAGCCTGCAAAATTAATTGAAGTTCACTAA
- a CDS encoding bifunctional GNAT family N-acetyltransferase/carbon-nitrogen hydrolase family protein, with protein MKIENIENIELQYLTIEDYQELKQAMIEVYTNMQSTYWEEPQIKTLIDKFPEGQVVIKINGALAGCALSLRVDYDKFDDHHTYQDITGNFTFSTHSNFGNVLYGIDVFIKPEYRGLRLGRRLYDYRKELCEKLNLRGIAFGGRIPNYHKYATQISPKEYIEKVKRKEIHDPVLNFQISNDFHPSKVMKGYIEGDAESNDFAVLLEWDNVYYKKETAKAVIKKKVVRLGLIQWQMRLYKDLEELMQQAEYFVDAVSAYRADFALFPEFFNAPLMADNNHLPESQAIRELAKYTPVIVQKFSELAISYNINIITGSFPELKDGMLYNVGYLCKRDGSTERYEKLHVTPDEAKVWGMQGGNELKTFDTDCGKIGVLICYDSEFPELSRILAAEGMDILFIPFLTDTQNGYSRVRHCAQARAIENECYVAIAGSVGNLPKVNNMDIQFAQSMVFTPCDFSFPANGIKAEATTNTEMILIADVDLDLLKDLNQFGSVRNLKDRRTDVYEVKKLQKK; from the coding sequence ATGAAAATCGAAAACATAGAAAATATAGAATTACAGTATTTAACAATTGAAGATTATCAAGAATTAAAACAAGCAATGATAGAGGTGTATACCAATATGCAAAGTACTTATTGGGAGGAACCTCAAATTAAAACTTTAATAGATAAGTTTCCTGAAGGTCAGGTGGTTATAAAAATTAATGGAGCGCTTGCAGGCTGTGCTTTGTCTTTAAGAGTCGATTACGATAAATTCGACGACCATCATACCTACCAAGACATTACTGGTAATTTTACCTTTAGTACACACAGTAATTTTGGAAATGTTTTGTATGGAATAGATGTTTTTATAAAACCAGAATATAGAGGTTTACGATTAGGACGAAGATTGTATGATTACCGAAAAGAATTATGCGAAAAACTGAATTTAAGAGGCATTGCCTTTGGTGGAAGAATTCCGAATTATCATAAATATGCAACGCAAATTTCACCAAAAGAATACATAGAAAAGGTAAAGCGTAAAGAAATTCACGATCCTGTTTTAAACTTTCAAATATCTAATGATTTTCATCCATCGAAAGTAATGAAAGGATATATAGAAGGAGATGCAGAGTCGAACGATTTTGCGGTTTTATTGGAGTGGGATAATGTGTATTACAAAAAAGAAACTGCAAAAGCGGTTATTAAAAAGAAAGTAGTTCGTTTAGGGTTAATTCAGTGGCAAATGCGTTTGTACAAAGATTTGGAAGAATTAATGCAACAAGCAGAATATTTTGTGGATGCAGTTTCTGCTTACAGAGCTGACTTTGCGTTGTTTCCAGAGTTTTTTAATGCGCCTTTAATGGCAGACAATAATCATTTGCCAGAATCGCAAGCCATTAGAGAATTGGCTAAATATACACCAGTAATTGTTCAGAAATTTTCTGAATTGGCAATCTCGTACAACATCAATATAATTACAGGAAGTTTTCCAGAATTAAAAGACGGAATGTTATACAATGTTGGCTATTTATGCAAAAGAGATGGCTCTACAGAAAGGTATGAGAAATTACACGTAACTCCAGATGAAGCAAAAGTTTGGGGGATGCAAGGAGGGAATGAATTAAAAACTTTCGATACAGATTGTGGAAAAATTGGAGTTTTAATTTGTTACGATTCCGAATTTCCTGAATTGAGTAGAATTTTGGCAGCAGAAGGTATGGATATTTTGTTTATTCCGTTTTTAACAGACACCCAAAATGGCTATTCTAGAGTTAGGCATTGTGCCCAAGCAAGAGCGATAGAAAACGAATGTTATGTAGCAATTGCTGGTAGCGTTGGAAATTTACCGAAAGTGAATAATATGGACATTCAGTTTGCGCAATCGATGGTTTTTACACCTTGCGATTTTTCATTTCCCGCAAACGGAATTAAAGCAGAAGCAACTACAAATACAGAAATGATTTTAATTGCGGATGTAGATTTAGATTTGTTAAAAGATTTGAATCAATTTGGAAGTGTACGAAATTTAAAAGACAGAAGAACAGATGTTTACGAAGTAAAGAAACTTCAGAAAAAATAA
- the speB gene encoding agmatinase yields MNTNNTYAGIPNEFGNLSTSKIVIIPVPYDGTSTWQKGADKGPKAFLEASENMELYDIETDSEVYKEGVFLAEEITENSSPEAMVEAVHQETKKYINRNKFVTVFGGEHSVSIGTIRAFNECFSDLTVLHIDAHADLRKEYEGSSCNHACAVYEANQHTNLVQVGIRSMDISEKRSMNLEKVFFAHDMAVNEDWMDDVVDQLTKNVFITFDLDALDPSIMPSTGTPEPGGMFYYETLEFLKAVFEQKNVVGFDMVELCPNDNEKSSDFLAAKLFYKMLSYKFASNDDTYDVGEDLSDNNPFSKLSKFKDDIDDF; encoded by the coding sequence ATGAACACAAACAACACATATGCAGGAATTCCAAACGAGTTTGGAAACCTGTCAACATCAAAAATAGTAATTATCCCAGTTCCTTATGATGGAACAAGTACTTGGCAAAAAGGTGCAGACAAAGGCCCAAAAGCCTTTTTAGAAGCTTCAGAAAATATGGAATTGTATGACATAGAAACAGATTCTGAAGTGTATAAAGAAGGTGTTTTCTTGGCAGAAGAAATTACAGAAAATTCTTCTCCAGAAGCAATGGTAGAAGCTGTGCATCAAGAAACGAAAAAGTACATCAACAGAAATAAATTTGTAACTGTTTTTGGTGGAGAACATTCAGTTTCTATTGGAACTATTAGAGCTTTTAACGAATGTTTTAGCGATTTAACAGTTTTACATATAGATGCACATGCAGATTTGCGTAAAGAATATGAAGGTTCTTCTTGCAATCACGCTTGTGCAGTTTACGAAGCGAATCAGCATACAAATTTAGTTCAGGTTGGCATTAGAAGTATGGATATTTCTGAAAAAAGAAGCATGAATTTAGAGAAAGTTTTCTTTGCACATGACATGGCTGTAAACGAAGATTGGATGGACGATGTTGTAGATCAATTGACTAAAAACGTGTTTATTACGTTCGATTTAGATGCGTTAGATCCTTCCATAATGCCAAGTACAGGAACTCCAGAACCAGGAGGAATGTTTTATTATGAAACTTTAGAGTTTTTAAAAGCTGTATTCGAGCAAAAAAATGTTGTTGGTTTCGATATGGTAGAATTATGTCCGAATGACAATGAAAAATCATCAGACTTTTTAGCAGCAAAATTATTCTATAAAATGTTGAGTTATAAATTTGCTTCAAACGACGATACGTATGATGTTGGAGAAGATCTTTCGGATAACAATCCTTTCAGCAAATTATCGAAATTTAAAGATGATATTGACGATTTTTAA
- a CDS encoding phosphoglycerate mutase family protein, translating to MKKILLLFVFSFALLSFCNSQETTTYYLIRHAEKNRTDKTNRNPDLNEDGKERAVKWAAYFNNIHLDAVYSTNYNRTMQTAAPTAKSKDLNIKSYNPRNMFNAEFEKETKGKTVLVVGHSNTTPAFVNKILGKKNYKDLDDNDNASLFVVTISGDKKTSKVKKVN from the coding sequence ATGAAAAAAATCTTACTACTATTTGTATTTTCTTTTGCATTATTAAGCTTTTGTAATTCTCAAGAAACAACCACCTATTATTTAATTCGTCATGCAGAAAAAAACAGAACAGATAAGACAAATAGAAACCCCGATTTAAATGAAGATGGAAAAGAAAGAGCTGTAAAATGGGCTGCTTATTTTAACAATATCCATTTAGACGCTGTATATTCTACTAATTATAATAGAACGATGCAAACTGCTGCTCCTACAGCAAAAAGCAAAGATTTAAACATTAAAAGCTACAATCCAAGAAACATGTTTAATGCAGAGTTCGAAAAAGAAACCAAAGGAAAAACAGTTTTAGTAGTTGGACACAGCAACACAACTCCTGCTTTTGTAAACAAAATTTTAGGTAAGAAAAATTACAAAGATTTAGATGATAATGACAACGCAAGTTTGTTTGTTGTAACTATTTCTGGTGATAAAAAAACGAGTAAAGTTAAGAAAGTAAATTAG
- a CDS encoding deoxyhypusine synthase family protein: protein MSKSITNFIEKYFLHFNAAALVDAAKGYEAQLNKGSKMLVSLAGAMSTAELGKIFAEMIRQDKVQIVSCTGANLEEDVMNLVAHSHYKRVPNYRDLTPQDEWDLLEKGLNRVTDTCIPEEEAFRRIQEHIVKIWKDAEAKGERYLPHEYMYKLLLSGVLEQYYEIDIKDSWMYAAAEKNLPIICPGWEDSTMGNIFASYVLKGELKASTVKSGIEYMTFLADWYTDNSKNGIGFFQIGGGIAGDFPICVVPMLYQDMEKPETPFWSYFCQISDSTTSYGSYSGAVPNEKITWGKLDIDTPKFIIESDATIVAPLIFAYLLEM from the coding sequence ATGAGCAAATCAATTACAAATTTTATAGAAAAATACTTCTTACACTTTAATGCAGCAGCTTTAGTGGATGCAGCAAAAGGTTATGAAGCACAATTAAACAAAGGATCTAAAATGTTAGTTTCTTTAGCAGGCGCAATGAGTACAGCAGAATTAGGAAAGATTTTTGCTGAAATGATTCGCCAAGATAAAGTGCAAATTGTTTCTTGTACAGGTGCCAATTTAGAAGAAGATGTTATGAATTTAGTAGCACATTCTCACTATAAAAGAGTACCAAACTACAGAGATTTAACACCACAAGACGAGTGGGATTTGTTAGAAAAAGGTTTAAACAGAGTTACAGATACCTGTATTCCTGAAGAAGAAGCATTTAGAAGAATTCAAGAACATATTGTAAAAATATGGAAAGATGCAGAAGCAAAAGGAGAGCGTTATTTGCCACATGAATACATGTATAAATTATTACTTTCTGGAGTTTTAGAGCAATATTACGAGATAGATATTAAAGATTCTTGGATGTATGCAGCAGCAGAAAAAAACTTACCAATTATCTGTCCAGGTTGGGAAGATTCTACCATGGGTAATATTTTCGCTTCTTATGTTTTAAAAGGAGAGTTAAAGGCAAGCACTGTAAAATCTGGTATAGAATATATGACCTTTTTAGCAGATTGGTACACCGATAATTCTAAAAATGGAATTGGCTTTTTCCAAATAGGAGGAGGAATTGCAGGAGATTTTCCTATTTGTGTGGTGCCAATGTTGTACCAAGATATGGAAAAGCCAGAAACACCATTTTGGAGTTATTTTTGTCAGATATCCGATTCTACTACAAGTTATGGTTCGTATTCAGGAGCAGTTCCTAACGAGAAAATTACTTGGGGGAAACTAGATATCGATACACCAAAGTTTATTATAGAAAGTGATGCAACCATTGTTGCACCTCTTATTTTCGCTTATTTATTAGAAATGTAA
- the ytxJ gene encoding bacillithiol system redox-active protein YtxJ: MSIFNNIFGSKSSKELKPEKKTYLNWISLTSLEQLETIKKESETESVLIFKHSTRCGISSMVIKQFEKLFSEEHKNLKVYYLDLLNYRDISDEVGYSFQVMHQSPQLIVVRNGVSVYDASHYEITQTDLSRFM; encoded by the coding sequence ATGAGCATATTTAACAATATATTTGGAAGTAAAAGTAGTAAGGAATTAAAACCAGAAAAAAAGACATATTTAAATTGGATTTCATTAACTTCTTTAGAGCAATTAGAAACTATAAAAAAGGAATCTGAAACAGAATCTGTTTTAATTTTTAAGCATTCTACCAGATGTGGAATTAGTAGTATGGTTATAAAACAGTTCGAAAAGTTGTTTTCGGAAGAACATAAAAATTTAAAAGTGTATTATTTAGACTTGTTAAATTACAGAGATATTTCTGATGAAGTAGGATATAGCTTCCAAGTAATGCACCAATCTCCACAATTAATTGTGGTTAGAAATGGCGTTTCTGTATACGATGCTTCACATTATGAAATCACTCAAACTGACTTATCGAGATTTATGTAG
- the clpB gene encoding ATP-dependent chaperone ClpB yields MNFNNYTTKSQETIQMAQQIAQGFGHNQIENEHIFKALTQVDENVLPFLLKKLNINLNVVNQILDKQLESLPKVTGAELMISREASKTLTEASVIAKNMKDDYVSIEHLVLAIFKSKSNIAQVLKDQGVTEKHLKAAIEELRKGERVTSQSQEETYNSLNKFAKNLNQLAQDGKLDPVIGRDEEIRRLLQILSRRTKNNPILVGEPGTGKTAIAEGLAHRIVDGDVPENLKDKLIFSLDMGALIAGAKYKGEFEERLKAVIKEVTNANGDIVLFIDEIHTLVGAGGGQGAMDAANILKPALARGELRAIGATTLDEYQKYFEKDKALERRFQKVQVEEPDTESAISILRGIKEKYETHHKVRIKDEAIIGAVELSQRYITNRFLPDKAIDLMDEAASKLRMEINSKPEELDVLDRKVMQLEIEIEAIKREKDETKLKSLRSDLANLKEERNEINAKWKSEKEVVDNIQNAKSNIENFKIEAEKAEREGDYGKVAEIRYGKIKQAQEKLEELQKVLSENKNEKSLIKEEVTLDDIAEVVAKWTGIPVTKMIQSEREKLLRLEDQLHKRVVGQEEAIVAVSDAVRRSRAGLQNPNKPIGSFLFLGTTGVGKTELAKALAEYLFDDENAMTRIDMSEYQERHSVSRLVGAPPGYVGYDEGGQLTEAVRRRPYSVVLLDEIEKAHPDTFNILLQVLDEGRLTDNKGRVADFKNTIIIMTSNMGSHIIQEKFSDPKADLEAITQVAKIEVLGLLKQSVRPEFLNRIDDVIMFTPLTEKNIFEIVKLQIEHLKKVIGKQEITLDATDDAIKYLAKKGYQPEFGARPVKRVIQKEVLNELSKEILSGKITTDSIILLDSFDDKLVFRNQSDLVDKLS; encoded by the coding sequence ATGAACTTTAATAATTATACAACAAAATCGCAAGAGACCATACAAATGGCGCAACAAATTGCGCAAGGCTTTGGTCATAATCAAATAGAAAACGAGCATATTTTTAAAGCTTTAACACAAGTAGATGAAAATGTGTTGCCCTTTTTATTGAAGAAATTAAACATCAATTTAAATGTTGTAAACCAAATTTTAGACAAACAATTAGAAAGTTTACCTAAAGTTACTGGAGCAGAATTAATGATTTCGAGAGAAGCTAGCAAAACGCTTACAGAAGCATCTGTAATTGCAAAAAACATGAAAGATGATTATGTATCTATCGAACATTTAGTGTTAGCAATTTTTAAATCAAAAAGCAACATTGCACAGGTTTTAAAAGACCAAGGTGTTACAGAAAAACATTTAAAAGCGGCCATTGAAGAGCTAAGAAAAGGAGAAAGAGTAACCTCGCAATCTCAAGAAGAAACCTATAATTCTTTAAATAAGTTTGCAAAAAACCTAAACCAATTAGCCCAAGATGGAAAATTAGACCCAGTAATTGGTAGAGATGAAGAAATTCGAAGGCTATTGCAAATTTTATCCAGAAGAACAAAAAACAATCCAATTTTAGTAGGTGAACCAGGAACTGGTAAAACCGCAATTGCAGAAGGTTTAGCTCACAGAATTGTAGATGGAGATGTTCCAGAAAATCTAAAAGACAAATTAATTTTTTCTTTAGATATGGGTGCTTTAATTGCGGGCGCAAAATACAAAGGAGAATTCGAAGAACGTTTAAAAGCCGTTATTAAAGAAGTTACCAATGCAAATGGAGATATTGTACTTTTTATTGATGAAATTCACACTTTGGTTGGTGCTGGAGGTGGTCAAGGAGCTATGGACGCTGCAAATATCCTAAAACCTGCTTTGGCTCGTGGAGAATTGCGTGCCATTGGAGCAACTACGTTAGATGAATATCAGAAATATTTCGAGAAAGACAAAGCTTTAGAAAGACGTTTCCAAAAAGTGCAAGTAGAGGAACCAGATACAGAAAGTGCGATTTCTATTTTAAGAGGAATTAAGGAAAAGTACGAAACTCACCACAAAGTCCGTATTAAAGACGAAGCAATTATTGGTGCTGTAGAATTGTCTCAACGTTATATTACCAATCGTTTTTTACCAGATAAAGCGATTGATTTAATGGACGAAGCTGCATCGAAATTACGTATGGAAATAAATTCGAAGCCAGAAGAATTAGATGTTTTAGACCGAAAAGTAATGCAGTTAGAGATTGAAATTGAAGCCATTAAACGTGAAAAAGACGAAACGAAATTAAAATCTTTACGCTCTGATTTAGCCAATTTAAAAGAAGAACGAAACGAGATTAATGCAAAGTGGAAATCAGAAAAAGAAGTTGTCGATAATATCCAAAATGCAAAATCGAATATCGAAAACTTTAAAATTGAAGCAGAAAAAGCAGAACGTGAAGGAGATTATGGAAAAGTTGCAGAAATTAGATATGGAAAAATTAAGCAAGCTCAAGAAAAGTTAGAGGAACTTCAAAAAGTTTTAAGTGAAAATAAAAATGAAAAATCTTTAATAAAAGAGGAAGTTACTTTAGATGATATTGCAGAAGTAGTTGCAAAATGGACTGGAATTCCTGTAACGAAAATGATACAATCGGAACGTGAGAAACTACTGAGATTAGAAGACCAATTACACAAACGTGTTGTTGGGCAAGAAGAAGCAATTGTTGCAGTTTCAGATGCTGTAAGACGTTCGAGAGCAGGTTTGCAAAATCCGAACAAACCAATTGGTAGTTTCTTATTTTTAGGAACCACTGGAGTTGGTAAAACTGAATTGGCAAAAGCGTTGGCAGAATATTTGTTTGATGATGAAAATGCAATGACAAGGATAGATATGAGCGAATACCAAGAACGCCATTCTGTAAGTAGATTGGTGGGTGCTCCTCCAGGTTATGTGGGGTATGATGAAGGTGGACAATTAACAGAAGCTGTTCGTAGAAGACCTTATTCTGTGGTGCTTTTAGATGAAATTGAAAAAGCGCATCCAGATACTTTTAATATTCTTTTACAAGTTTTAGATGAAGGAAGATTAACGGATAATAAAGGACGTGTTGCAGATTTTAAAAACACCATAATTATTATGACCTCGAATATGGGAAGTCATATTATTCAGGAAAAATTTTCTGACCCAAAAGCCGATTTAGAAGCAATTACACAGGTGGCAAAAATTGAAGTTTTAGGATTGCTAAAACAATCTGTAAGACCAGAATTTTTAAACAGAATTGATGATGTAATTATGTTTACACCTTTAACTGAAAAGAATATCTTCGAAATTGTAAAACTACAAATCGAGCATTTAAAGAAAGTAATTGGCAAACAAGAAATTACATTAGACGCAACAGATGATGCAATTAAATATTTGGCGAAAAAAGGCTATCAGCCAGAATTTGGTGCAAGACCAGTAAAAAGAGTTATTCAAAAAGAAGTTTTAAATGAACTTTCAAAAGAAATTCTCTCTGGAAAAATAACAACAGATAGTATTATTTTATTAGATTCTTTTGATGATAAATTGGTTTTTAGAAATCAGTCAGATTTGGTAGACAAACTATCATAA